TCctgatttgaaaatatcaagaacagttaatattataatattcaaaacaaGAATCAAAATCTTGATGCATTGTaattagacaaaaataaataaattacggtttgttttaattttcaattaaccTAGATTTCTTACGGATATTTCGTCTCGTTGGCTTGCTATCTCAATGATTTTAACTACCATCTCTTTCTACTCATTCAATACAAGCGATCGACTTTGCAGAAACttgaatagaaataaaacaatagagaAATGTGTAGCgtgttatgttgtgttttgtgtactgttatttATGTTTCTGCCTTTTCCTTTTTCTGCCATGggacagtttgttttcgacttaatTCGTATATTTAACCTCTCTTTTATAACTTTCTTTCACTAAAAAAtcgaataaatataaaatatcaaataacataAACGTTATCAATTTTACTGCACTTGATTTGCATTTGAACAAATCATTGTCTCTTCAATAATGATTGAGGAAAAACTCTGTTTGACAATCTAAACTTCAATATAAGCCTTGTCGAGCTGACAGaacaaaatagaacaaaaggTTAAACAAATCTGGCCAAGGAATCAGATCTTTTGCACGAGGTAAACATATTTCTTATGCATAAGTACAGAGGATCTAGCTACTGGACTGGTTATACCCTCGGTGACTAATAATTCCccagttttttttcaacatatcaaataataagaatctaaattatatttaagaCTTTTGAGTTaaaggagggacgaaagataccagagggacagtcaaactcgtaaatcgaaaAGAAGATGACAACCCCATgggtaaaaaaaagacaaatagacaattAATAGTATAATAGACACAATATCGAAAACTAAACACAAAGCGACACGAATCCCCCAAAAAACTGGGGGTTCATCTCAagtgttccggaagggtaagcaataTGATCTTACTAAACATATGGCAACCGTCGTTTACTCATGATATTACAAACCTGGTAAAAACTCGGTGGGTCACATTTGTGGTGAAACGGGAAGTGGATTGTTggtacgacataaggaacatatccgatatcatcggTGTAACGGTAATTCCATaactgtcaaccaactcgtgttggcgtccgtaaaatttacaaagagaTGATTTAAACTTAACAACTTGGAACTCTTTCGAAATTAAATGGTATTTGTTATCTTGTGCCTCGTGACTTAAATGAAATAAACGAGTTGTCTGTCATTTAAGTAGCCTTTATTTGCAAATATTTGTTATCActgtatatttgtatttttttcggaTGGTTCCTAAAGCCGTGCGTTAGATTTTACAGTTTATATAACGTCGGAGTTCGTATCTTTTCGTCTTTATACTTGTGTACaaaccttgatttttttctccttttagACAAGTCtgaaatacaaaacatttacaGTTAACAACAGGTTTGGTACTCAATCCTTAACTGGTTGATACATACAAAAAGCTGAAACGGCgttcatttattgaaatataattagTATATAGTTACACACTTTAGACAAACacaaattatattgaaatttaaacagtTTGTGTAAACCCGAAACATGAACagcagggtttcccctgggtcactAATTTTTTTCGcaacctctttcgccaaaacaatatatttttcgccactttattatttttttcgccaaataaCATGACTAtattttcgttttaaatttacattttttttctacccccccttttccccctttcccttaaataagatgattttgcccattgtgtctatgattatgctctcaaacttattttagagtttacatgttaatgaataaacactaaaaatttactttaaaacaacagttttttttaatttaaaagggaaaactattcattgtattttaaacaacttttctaattgATTGGGCCACtatacttttattaataaagaagatatacgtcctggaatataacaaaattaatggacATGTTTTGATTACATAATACCAGTATAGTTCGTATAGgaaaagtttctttaaaagaaaaatactgatgtTCCCTTTTGAACTAAGAAGTCTTTTTACAACAAAGCAAAAGCTTTTATCACACGAAATTGATCCCTTGTTTcatgtgtagtcattacattgaagggctACTCTCATTCGAGCCAACCTTTtggatagatttcttcataacgacagttttcttttcttgaccatcgtaaatgaaaaagttgagacgtaaaactaggcttgaaacacgtgtgtcactCAAACGACTTTAAAAACGTCTTCCTAATCAATAACCGAAATTTAAGTCAAaggataattaaagttttaaatcagagatttttcttgcttttggaAATTTTAGTCACAacaacagttttcttttctaaactatcttCAAAATCGGAGGGGACGTCAAAtgtttgcttcaaacacgtgcgtcgcaaagtggtaaataaattctgtatgtgacatttagcagaagccatttaaccatatcattttgtcaaacaattcaatcaacacctttatagtcctttgttgtcgatagctataaaatgcaatcagctgattattgattttctgtccaaaccttaatgaggtcaaggtgaattccgagtagtGTCTGATCAGGTAAAGTCCGAGAAACtcgaaaaaaagtaaataaacaagatggaggaaaataaatctttctatatatttctttcgccaaattctttcgcaaatgacgaatttttatcgccacaattattttttttttttcgcaagttgcgaaaatggcgaccgccagcggaaaccctgatGAACAGAATTAAGAATTAAAACGATAACTATTCAATCTATTTTCGTTAGATTGCATGctgatataaatataactaGAACACAACCGCGAAATCGTGGGCATACACAGCTTgtaaactgttgtaggatgattttttgtaaaagatattatgactggagaatttcataTAAGGTATCAAAAGCCCTCTTCCATTTATGCAGAGTTCGTTAtgtgtttcctttctgttaaatctattttttttcgtGTTTCTGGCCTTATACCACAATTATACTTCCCCTTTGCTACAATGCGTTTTTtggtgaaagtcaaattaaattACAAGTTTGCACCGCTTCAccatgaaataaatgaaacttCTTACAGACCATTATTATTCTGATAAAATGTGCTTCTACATGTTCTAGTACAATCCATCATGCTTTTCCTTTTGAGAGACCTATTgacatgccaatggtaggatttgaatctCGTATAAATGACTAAGGCTCATTTGAGGGGTGGTTTGAGAGGCCCTGATCCCGAAATCTCGGGAGTAAAAACATGATATCCCGAGGTgcgtattttaacaaaattcatattCCGCCAtcacgaaattaaaaaaaaaatattcccgcATCCCATAGAtatcaatcccgaaatcccgagcttaaaaacacccgatcccgacgTCCCGAATTAGTCCTGCCTCCCTCTAATATCTACCCTACTTTCATTTTggccaaatcactactttcacctgcaacaataaatttttatgtcccatttatgggAATTATGTTTTCTATTCTGTTCGTATATAAACTACAATACTCTACATATTAAGGAAATGTCTGCACCAAGTCAGACATACACGACATTTGtctttcattattttgatgAGATTGAGACTTGGATTTTGCAATCTCATAATGGAAACTTTCcaatttggaattttgaaactcggtatttttgttattccactttttgatatactttaatttgttcatcCTGTATTCtaatgtattttgcattataaaatattgttttaaaaagatgtATAACAACAATAAATCTGTTAAGATGTGTTCAATAGGtgaataataaaacaatcattgGGGGAACAAACATAGTTTGAGATGAGATTTTATCAGTAGTACTTCTGGATAAAATCTGTCATGCAAGTCGGATATGTTACATTAAGTTTACAAGAAATTTTGAGATATTTGTAAActagtgtttgtttttttcatacttgctgtaaaaaaatgtaccctttactaaataaataatattttaaataaaggcaacactaTCGTTTgggataataacacatttttctaAAGCAACATACGTAAAACCTATGCATTTGATCGAAGACTTGTTTGAGAATTTCATCTGttatgaattgataattttaatataatgagAATTATTCAAGGATGTGAgcacattcttatttttttttagttggccTCTAAAGGACATTCATAActacattatttacaaaatgtatgtcaGCTATTGATTGCATATGTAGTGTTAAACACAATTAAAACAGTATTTCTTACCTTTACTCATTTCcatattgcatttttttataactattttcttATTCCGTCGTGAAATCAATACAGCCATAATGCCAATAAATACCGATGTCACCAAACCACCAGTTAAAAGTGCATTAACAAGAGAAGACTTATTGTCAGCTTCTGTATATTGTAAGTCACCGATATACGCCGTGATCATGCTAACTACAACCTGTATTATTTTAAGATAAGCTATGgctatatacattgtatttgattttgataattcTGAATCTCAATAGTACAACAAAACACCTTAAGaagtatataatatacaataataCACTTCTAGAAACGCAGAACTTTTCTGTCATTGCGTGATGTTTACtgttgatataaaataaatagacaTACAAGTTATAAGGTTTAGCAAAGTAgtacattttctttataaggTATGCTAGTAGatatgaagaaagaaaaaaaatcacagaacatgaacaatttaaaataataattaatctacaatttatttaaatacataaacataGCTGGTGTTGCAATGTGCAGAACGTATGAGGAGTTTGGCATGCTAAATAACAAGACACGGCGTAACACCGGTTCctacattgtaaatatttttgggAGAGCCTGAAAGTTTAAATGTTAAGCTATCATCATCCAAACAAAGACAATATCAATATACGAATTATTATGCTATTCAAATATGGAAATAGTTCAAACAGAGAAAACGGACAAACAGCCAGTGTGAAAAGTCAAGAACATTATACAATTTTCTGGAATAAAACGCAAAactgtataattttattaatttttatcagGATCTTTTTTTTCTGCCGGAGCAACTgcttttttttgttagtttgcgcggtctttagttgtctataatgcatttggtaaactgttgtcatttgaccttttttttacatggtattgtgatttttttcttccaattatgctttttaattttcctcttgttctaaataataatgCCATGGCACAGataattttatgaagaaaaaaaataacaatgagaaaaacacaaaGATACTATAGCATGCTTATTAGGTAGGATAAACCGAAATATCACTTTTCTTCTGTCAACCTTTAAgatgtttttgatatttttaaagacaCTGGAATTTATATAAGACCTATTCATTCTATATATTACAAAACATCctaaattatcataaaacaaCATAAGCAAAGTGTCATTTCAGTTCTCTCCGATGTATAACCAAtcacaaattttaaagtaacttCTATGTTCACAGTTGAAGCAAATTATCTTTTTTCTGATACGgtttattttttcaagattGTATTTTGAACTCTAGATTTTCCTAATGAGGTAAACATTCTATAACACCGTTTTAGTTATGactattttaatatatgtttttattaataaatggcTTTTATGATGCCTCAAACATTGTTCTTTGCGTGTAAATTAGTGTTTGCATGACAATGGTGAATATTCCAATGGATGTCTAACAGTTTAAAGAATGTACCTTAAAATAACAGATTACTCTATCTTCACATTAATTGTACTTAAAAACTCTTAAATTATCAATTGCACTTACAATGACGTGAACAgtattttcatctgttttattAGTTCGAGGTACTGATTTCGGTGGCAAACATGTGATGAATTGCATATTTATATCAGTAATGAGACAAAGTCCATCCAACCCAATATGTACACTGTAGTCTTCACGATGTGCTcccctcaaaatatttataccCTATGCAgaaattcaaagaaaacaagTTAAGTTGCGCAGTTTAATGTTGtctattgtttgtctggttgtcttcttcatttttagccatggcgttgtcagtttgttttagatttatgagtttgactgtcactttgatatctttcgtccctcttttttaatgCTTTTGTTAATGCCGATTTCATTACAATGGTGCTGAGAAATTAATGAAAGAACAGAATCATGAATTAACTCATAAAAATGATAGAgtcaattaatttttaataaacgGATAAAGCAGGCATAAGGGTGCAATGTTCAAATTACCAGTACCAATAATGCTGTAGTATGCACAATTTCAATTAAAAGGAGCTGTGTGGCAGCAGTATATCTTCGATGATACAAATGACGACGACGATGACATTGATGATTTTCGAACACATGATCTCCATATTAATTGATGCGACCATGCTACCGCGAGTAACCTTCGAGGCTCTATATACTCCTGTAAGCAAAACTCTTATGcggtaaataaaacaaaatggcaaAGTTAAACATCACAATCCGACGATTGGCAGAAAATTTcttaacataacaaaattaaacttaaaagaagaacagaaaaaaagaaatcaatgcGCATTACAAATCAAAAACATAACATAAGCAAGTGACTTGAGTGTTAGGCTGTTATTGTGCAGCTAGTGGTTGGCTTTCGTTTTTGTTCATATAAAGTCTCGTTATTGTACAAGTGTCACAGCAATGATAATCAAATTTTGAACTGATTGTGCATGCTTCGACAATATCACCGTATGTCTATATCCAGATAAACGAATTCACTTTTATTACGATGATTTCtgtaacaaaatttgtatctttCGAAAGTTTCCtggttttatttgtgttttcctgtttggtttctgTTTTCCTGAccacatttgaaaaaaactaacGAACACATTCAGTAAttatcttataaatattaaaaacattcttGAATGTTTTAACCTTACCTTGATTTTGATAGATGACCCTTGATCATATCCAAGGACCCCTGAAAACCTTTCGAACGTAGGAACATCTACATATACTATATTGATTGGAAGTGTAACgccatcaaatttaacataaataGTTTGTTCATTTGATTGATTCTGTATTTTGTACGGTGTTTCACAAACAGTTGAAGTATTCTCTGGTACATCGCAAGGTTTGACctaataaacacaaaatataattaactagattttgtaaaattattatatattcagAGTTTAATGCTGGCATACTGCATACCGTATCATAACacatagacaataatagtgcattgacttgacatataaactatataaggaTGAGGCGGAGATAAGAACAGAAAGTTTGtcgtcatatatttttttcgaccAAGTactgagaataaaaaaaataccatgttGGTTATAAAACAATAAGCAACCACTTGTgtaagcaaaataaaataaaacataaaaatgtacttaTAAATGTAactgctcagtctttagttatCTATATTGTGGGTTTTGTACAGACTGTTGCTTGTTAATTAGTCTTTTCCATGGCGTTGTAAATTTATATTCGACTTACAACTTTGGATGTCCATTTGGTATTTTTCACCTCTCTCTTTAGTTAGTCTTTATAAAGGAGTTTACTGTCGGTGTTAACAATGCTTAAGTGACGATTTGTCTTTTCCCctgttttttatgtaaaaaatattatgtcttttgacatgttaaatatttttttattgacttatttttttattagtatcaACAAATTTTAGGGGCTGTTATCACCAATGTAGGCCTGACTTTAACGGTGTAAATTTGTAAATCagtgttttatcaaattttacttAAACGCTtagaatatattaataaaaatggtTGTAACAAATGCATCAGTATTTATAAGTGTTAAATAGATTAAAACAACTTAATTTTGTCAAGTATTATTTCTTTGATCGTCAATTTCAAATCAAAGTTATACTATTATTAAGATCTC
The genomic region above belongs to Mytilus trossulus isolate FHL-02 unplaced genomic scaffold, PNRI_Mtr1.1.1.hap1 h1tg000062l___fragment_2___debris__unscaffolded, whole genome shotgun sequence and contains:
- the LOC134699397 gene encoding plexin-B3-like, with the translated sequence MQSGGSTFTICSEGFTNVGQITVQRVVKPCDVPENTSTVCETPYKIQNQSNEQTIYVKFDGVTLPINIVYVDVPTFERFSGVLGYDQGSSIKIKGINILRGAHREDYSVHIGLDGLCLITDINMQFITCLPPKSVPRTNKTDENTVHVIVVVSMITAYIGDLQYTEADNKSSLVNALLTGGLVTSVFIGIMAVLISRRNKKIVIKKCNMEMSKDLSKRRKKSRKDNELGHFEDSETPYSEINPVAELSSYSSSVGHQDVNTGYEKLGHRLPRPTNPYNHLQQSVTDNQMPDTTNIENRTKDLLASDYMDLNI